From one Pseudactinotalea sp. HY158 genomic stretch:
- the ftsE gene encoding cell division ATP-binding protein FtsE produces MIRLDKVSKVYARGARPALDQIDMEVDRGEFVFLVGASGSGKSTFLRLVLREERPTSGAIFVAGRDLSKVSQWKVPYLRRQIGTVFQDFRLLPKKNVFDNVAIALQVIGKPRHHVLQVVPETLELVGLAGKEKRLPHELSGGEQQRVAIARAMAGRPAILLADEPTGNLDPATSVGIMRLLDRINRRGTTIVMATHDDDIVDQMRKRVVELVDGQMVRDQARGVYGAQR; encoded by the coding sequence GTGATTCGCTTAGACAAGGTCTCCAAGGTGTACGCCCGTGGAGCACGCCCAGCCCTGGACCAGATCGACATGGAGGTGGACCGGGGGGAATTCGTGTTCCTCGTCGGCGCCTCCGGTTCCGGGAAGTCCACATTCCTGCGGCTCGTGCTGCGCGAGGAGCGGCCCACCTCCGGGGCGATCTTCGTGGCCGGGCGGGACCTGTCGAAGGTCTCGCAATGGAAGGTGCCGTATCTGCGCCGCCAGATCGGCACGGTGTTCCAGGACTTCCGGCTGCTGCCCAAGAAGAACGTGTTCGACAACGTGGCCATCGCGCTGCAGGTCATCGGCAAGCCGCGCCACCACGTGCTCCAGGTCGTGCCCGAGACCCTCGAGCTCGTGGGCCTCGCGGGCAAGGAGAAGCGGCTGCCGCACGAGCTCTCGGGCGGGGAACAGCAGCGGGTCGCGATCGCCCGGGCGATGGCGGGCCGTCCCGCGATCCTGCTCGCCGACGAGCCCACCGGCAACCTCGACCCGGCGACGTCCGTGGGGATCATGCGCCTGCTCGACCGGATCAACCGCCGGGGAACCACGATCGTCATGGCCACCCACGACGACGACATCGTGGACCAGATGCGCAAGCGCGTGGTGGAACTCGTGGACGGGCAGATGGTCCGTGACCAGGCCCGCGGAGTGTACGGAGCGCAGCGATGA
- a CDS encoding nucleotidyl transferase AbiEii/AbiGii toxin family protein, with protein MADTAAYSTAAGVESAIKNAAKTAAAADPSLDVGKRIQLEYFNRFLSRVFSEGEGSDWVLKGGTGILARIPSTRSTRDIDLYRRGYSLDRALEDLRRLSRIDLHDHFTFEYAGHSDSIGTDTQPYTDGYRVKFNVFIGISNRGTVHVDLAVGAGITDQITASRPVSALPLPRLTSHAYRLYPVVDQIADKVCATMTRYGERDSTREKDLVDLVAFATTHDIDGGALRTAILTEAQRRRMMPFDHFTIPAGWGPGYARLSRPVPHCAAYSTAALAAALIVTLIDPALSGTAIGRTWMHHVLDWTRSAPAPSGSMECAGSA; from the coding sequence ATGGCTGACACGGCCGCATATTCGACTGCTGCTGGTGTCGAAAGCGCTATCAAGAACGCGGCGAAGACGGCGGCCGCCGCAGACCCCTCACTCGATGTCGGCAAGCGGATCCAGCTGGAGTACTTCAACCGTTTCCTCAGCCGAGTGTTCTCAGAAGGGGAAGGGTCCGACTGGGTACTCAAGGGCGGCACCGGCATCCTCGCGCGGATCCCGTCCACCCGTTCCACCCGTGACATCGACCTGTATCGCCGCGGCTACAGCCTCGACCGAGCGCTCGAGGACCTCAGACGCCTGTCGCGGATCGATCTGCACGATCACTTCACCTTCGAGTACGCCGGGCACAGCGACTCGATCGGCACCGACACCCAGCCTTACACCGACGGATATCGCGTGAAGTTCAACGTGTTCATCGGCATCAGCAACAGGGGCACCGTCCACGTCGACCTCGCGGTCGGCGCCGGAATCACTGACCAGATCACGGCCAGTCGCCCTGTCAGCGCACTACCACTGCCGCGGCTGACCAGTCACGCCTACCGCCTCTACCCGGTCGTGGACCAGATCGCCGACAAGGTCTGCGCCACGATGACCAGGTACGGCGAACGCGACTCGACCCGCGAGAAGGATCTCGTCGACCTCGTCGCCTTCGCCACCACCCACGACATCGACGGCGGCGCCCTGAGAACCGCCATCCTCACGGAAGCCCAACGCCGCCGCATGATGCCGTTCGACCACTTCACCATCCCTGCCGGCTGGGGACCCGGCTACGCCAGACTCAGCCGCCCAGTCCCCCACTGCGCCGCCTACAGCACAGCAGCGCTGGCCGCCGCGCTGATCGTCACCTTGATCGACCCCGCCCTATCGGGCACCGCGATCGGCAGGACCTGGATGCACCACGTCCTCGACTGGACACGATCGGCACCGGCGCCGTCCGGGAGCATGGAGTGCGCCGGTTCGGCATGA
- the prfB gene encoding peptide chain release factor 2, producing MVTDFPHEIEALRHTYDTIAAVTDPAQLAARIEELSQQAAAPDLWDDLEHAQAVTSDLSHTQSELGRLTKISQRIDDLEALVELGEEAGDDEVMAEAAGELGSIREALSDLEVRTLLSGEFDQREAVVSIRAGAGGVDAADFAEMLMRMYLRWAERQGYPTSVLDTSYAEEAGLKSATFEVKAPYAYGTLSVEAGTHRLVRISPFDNQGRRQTSFAAVEVIPLIEQTDHVEIPEADIKVDVFRSSGPGGQSVNTTDSAVRMTHVPTGIVVSMQNEKSQIQNRAAALRVLQSRLLLQRQEEENATKKALAGDVKASWGDQMRSYVLQPYQMVKDLRTEHESGNPAAVFDGEIDDFIETGIRWRRRQQD from the coding sequence GTGGTCACCGACTTTCCCCATGAGATCGAAGCGCTCCGGCACACCTACGACACCATCGCGGCGGTGACCGACCCGGCGCAGCTCGCCGCCCGGATCGAGGAACTCTCGCAGCAGGCCGCCGCCCCCGACCTGTGGGACGACCTCGAGCATGCCCAGGCGGTCACGAGCGACCTGTCGCACACGCAGTCGGAGCTGGGGCGGCTGACCAAGATCTCGCAGCGGATCGACGACCTCGAGGCCCTCGTCGAACTCGGCGAGGAGGCCGGCGACGACGAGGTGATGGCCGAGGCCGCCGGGGAACTGGGATCCATCCGCGAGGCCCTGAGCGACCTCGAGGTGCGCACCCTACTGTCGGGGGAGTTCGATCAGCGGGAGGCCGTGGTCTCCATCCGGGCCGGAGCCGGCGGCGTCGACGCCGCGGACTTCGCCGAGATGCTCATGCGCATGTACCTGCGCTGGGCCGAGCGGCAGGGCTATCCCACCTCGGTCCTCGACACCTCCTACGCCGAGGAGGCCGGGCTCAAGTCCGCCACCTTCGAGGTCAAGGCGCCCTACGCCTACGGCACCCTCTCGGTGGAGGCCGGCACGCACCGGCTCGTGCGCATCTCCCCGTTCGACAACCAGGGTCGCCGGCAGACGTCCTTCGCCGCCGTCGAGGTGATCCCGCTCATCGAGCAGACCGACCACGTCGAGATCCCCGAGGCCGACATCAAGGTGGACGTGTTCCGCTCCTCCGGCCCGGGCGGGCAGAGCGTGAACACGACCGACTCGGCCGTGCGGATGACCCACGTGCCCACCGGCATCGTCGTGTCGATGCAGAACGAGAAGTCCCAGATCCAGAACCGGGCCGCCGCGCTGCGCGTGCTCCAGTCCCGCCTGCTGCTCCAGCGCCAGGAGGAGGAGAACGCCACGAAGAAGGCCCTCGCCGGCGACGTCAAGGCCTCCTGGGGCGACCAGATGCGCTCGTACGTGCTCCAGCCCTACCAGATGGTCAAGGACCTGCGCACCGAGCACGAGTCCGGCAACCCCGCGGCCGTCTTCGACGGCGAGATCGACGACTTCATCGAGACCGGGATCCGCTGGCGCCGGCGGCAGCAGGACTGA
- the smpB gene encoding SsrA-binding protein SmpB: MSKAGKKQASAKVDPKTVKTVVARNRRAYHDFHIDRTFEAGIALTGTEVKSLRAGRASLIDGWVHIDYGEAWLESVHIPEYTEGTWTNHAPRRKRKLLLHREEIAKLDQKTREKGHTIVPLELYFIGGRAKVEIAIARGKQEWDKRETLRQKQDEREAARAMSVRRRRG, translated from the coding sequence ATGAGCAAGGCGGGCAAGAAGCAGGCGAGTGCCAAGGTCGACCCGAAGACGGTCAAGACCGTGGTCGCGCGCAACCGCCGCGCCTATCACGACTTCCACATCGACCGCACGTTCGAGGCCGGGATCGCCCTGACCGGCACCGAGGTGAAGAGCCTGCGGGCCGGGCGCGCGAGCCTGATCGACGGCTGGGTGCACATCGACTACGGCGAGGCCTGGCTCGAGAGCGTGCACATCCCGGAGTACACCGAGGGCACGTGGACCAACCACGCCCCGCGCCGCAAGCGCAAGCTCCTGCTCCACCGCGAGGAGATCGCCAAGCTCGACCAGAAGACCCGCGAGAAGGGGCACACGATCGTGCCGCTCGAGCTCTACTTCATCGGCGGCCGGGCGAAGGTCGAGATCGCGATCGCCCGCGGCAAGCAGGAGTGGGACAAGCGCGAGACGCTGCGTCAGAAGCAGGACGAGCGTGAGGCCGCCCGGGCGATGAGCGTGCGCCGTCGCCGCGGCTGA
- a CDS encoding murein hydrolase activator EnvC, whose translation MARRTRPLPRMLAALTAFAATAALLLGGLTLPAAAGPKDDLEDQRARNAQEREELEASLEGTDQDLAELYLALDETKRRLPEAEAELEVKNQELDAAERELDAVQDRLAAARSQRDSLESEIAASDTEMDTAHAALGEVARSAYRGGDGISTLAVVFEATSPQEFASSYSVMSSAMRTQNETLAELRDIQAVNRNREARLGAVEDRIGDLEDEAAAAVAAADDARAAAADLVAEISQLKIDQEHQAADLEDAKAASEQELADLKAADAELASQIADIVAKEEAAEARRREEAAKNQNSSKPGSGGGSSSGGGSGGSGGSGGSGGSGTLIPPVGRSNLHVTSPWGMRWYPFGGRWMHNGVDLRSSCGENQIASAAGTVSAVRPAAGNGTHGNQVMINHGRIGGSIYVTVYNHLSRFAVSTGERVSQGETIGYTGATGKVTGCHVHFEVWKNGSTIDPMGLPGF comes from the coding sequence ATGGCACGCCGCACACGCCCCCTCCCGCGGATGCTCGCCGCGCTCACCGCCTTCGCGGCCACCGCGGCCCTGCTCCTGGGCGGGCTGACGCTGCCCGCCGCCGCCGGCCCGAAGGACGATCTGGAGGATCAGCGCGCGCGCAACGCCCAGGAGCGGGAGGAGCTCGAGGCCTCGCTCGAGGGCACCGACCAGGACCTGGCGGAGCTGTACCTCGCGCTCGACGAGACCAAGCGCCGCCTGCCCGAGGCCGAGGCCGAGCTCGAGGTGAAGAACCAGGAGCTCGACGCCGCCGAACGCGAGCTCGACGCCGTGCAGGATCGGCTCGCGGCGGCCCGCTCCCAGCGGGACTCGCTCGAATCCGAGATCGCGGCGAGCGACACCGAGATGGACACCGCCCACGCCGCCCTCGGTGAGGTGGCCCGTTCCGCCTACCGCGGCGGCGACGGCATCTCGACCCTGGCGGTCGTGTTCGAGGCCACCTCCCCGCAGGAGTTCGCGAGCTCCTACTCGGTCATGAGCTCGGCCATGCGCACCCAGAACGAGACCCTCGCCGAGCTGCGGGACATCCAGGCCGTCAACCGCAATCGCGAGGCACGCCTGGGCGCCGTCGAGGATCGCATCGGCGATCTGGAGGACGAGGCCGCCGCCGCGGTCGCCGCCGCCGACGACGCGCGCGCGGCCGCCGCGGATCTCGTGGCCGAGATCTCCCAGCTCAAGATCGACCAGGAACATCAGGCCGCCGACCTCGAGGACGCCAAGGCGGCGAGCGAGCAGGAGCTCGCCGACCTCAAGGCCGCCGACGCCGAGCTCGCCTCCCAGATCGCCGACATCGTGGCGAAGGAGGAGGCCGCGGAGGCCCGCCGCCGCGAGGAGGCGGCCAAGAACCAGAACTCCTCGAAGCCGGGCTCGGGCGGGGGCTCCTCCTCCGGCGGGGGCTCGGGCGGCTCCGGCGGGTCGGGCGGCTCCGGTGGCAGCGGCACGCTCATCCCCCCGGTCGGCCGGTCGAACCTGCACGTGACCTCCCCGTGGGGCATGCGCTGGTATCCGTTCGGCGGGCGGTGGATGCATAACGGCGTCGACCTGCGCTCGAGCTGCGGGGAGAACCAGATCGCCTCGGCCGCGGGCACGGTCTCGGCCGTGCGGCCCGCGGCCGGCAACGGCACCCACGGCAACCAGGTGATGATCAACCACGGCCGGATCGGCGGCAGCATCTACGTCACGGTCTACAACCACCTGTCGCGATTCGCCGTCTCCACGGGCGAGCGGGTCTCCCAGGGCGAGACGATCGGCTACACCGGCGCGACCGGGAAGGTGACCGGCTGCCACGTCCACTTCGAGGTGTGGAAGAACGGCAGCACGATCGACCCGATGGGCCTGCCCGGGTTCTGA
- the ftsX gene encoding permease-like cell division protein FtsX — MRVRFILSQIGSGLKSNIAMAISVVLVTFVSLAFVGSAALMQTQIGKLKDDWYDKVEVSVFMCPADSLQPSCAGGEATDDQLDDVRGILESEALAPYVSKVYLETKEEAYDNFVEQFGDEDWAQAITADQMQVSFRIKLVDPEQYEVIADELTGRTGVQQVQDQRKIFEPLFLVLNRATVLSVGLAVVMIVAAVLLITTTIRLSAMSRSRETSIMRLVGASNLFIQLPFMLEGAIAALVGAALAVGGLWGAVDYLQGWLADQITWVNLVNTADVWTIAPILVLVGILLAGVSSAVSLSRYTKV, encoded by the coding sequence ATGAGAGTCCGGTTCATTCTTTCCCAGATCGGCTCGGGGCTGAAGTCGAATATCGCCATGGCGATCTCGGTGGTGCTCGTGACGTTCGTGTCGCTCGCGTTCGTGGGGTCGGCGGCGCTTATGCAGACCCAGATCGGCAAGCTCAAGGACGACTGGTACGACAAGGTCGAGGTGAGCGTGTTCATGTGCCCGGCGGACTCGCTGCAGCCCAGCTGCGCGGGCGGGGAGGCCACCGACGACCAGCTCGACGACGTGCGCGGGATCCTCGAGTCGGAGGCGCTGGCGCCGTACGTCTCCAAGGTCTACCTCGAGACCAAGGAGGAGGCCTACGACAACTTCGTCGAGCAGTTCGGCGACGAGGACTGGGCCCAGGCGATCACCGCCGACCAGATGCAGGTCTCGTTCCGGATCAAGCTCGTCGATCCCGAGCAGTACGAGGTCATCGCCGACGAGCTCACGGGCCGCACCGGCGTGCAGCAGGTGCAGGATCAGCGCAAGATCTTCGAACCGCTCTTCCTCGTGCTCAACCGCGCCACGGTGCTCTCGGTCGGGCTCGCCGTGGTCATGATCGTCGCGGCCGTGCTGCTCATCACGACGACGATCCGGCTCTCCGCGATGAGCCGCTCCCGCGAGACCTCGATCATGCGCCTGGTCGGGGCCTCGAACCTGTTCATCCAATTGCCATTCATGCTCGAGGGCGCGATCGCGGCCCTCGTCGGCGCGGCCCTCGCGGTGGGCGGGCTCTGGGGCGCGGTGGACTACCTGCAGGGCTGGTTGGCGGACCAGATCACCTGGGTCAACCTCGTCAACACCGCCGACGTCTGGACGATCGCACCCATCCTGGTGCTCGTCGGAATCCTGCTCGCCGGGGTCTCCTCAGCTGTGAGCCTGAGCCGATACACGAAGGTATGA
- a CDS encoding aldehyde dehydrogenase family protein yields MSATTTSTPMSDVLRLQRAAFHRDGPPDAALRRDRVDRFTHAVVANTDRLVTAISDDFGHRPEVTTLVTDVLTLAAETEVLRAGLGRWMRPRYSAGAVTGRVLRLAGLTSQVVPSPLGVVGVMGMWNFPLNLTAVPALTALAAGNRVMIKMSEKLPRTSEVLANAWHDVFDVEELAVVTGDVAVSAEFASLDLDHLFFTGSAATGSKIMAAAATNLTPVTLELGGKNPVVVSPEVASHRGRLRRSAARVAASRLLNAGQVCLSPDDVYVPASQLRLFVQEVFNAWSETVPDRLATGEVTSLIDAQAYDRVTALIDDAAAQGAQVLRAFGTDEAGEAALRGRRIVPPTIVLDVTEGMRLSREEVFGPVLAVHPYDDVDEVVARLADRPAPLVATWYGKDDAAFRSFVANTRSGGVARNDWGLTNAIPMAPFGGVGQSGMGRYHGRFGFEQFSHLRAVAGSDLPISVTDLAAPPGPDGWTEKVRSALGSYAGLLDRRLRR; encoded by the coding sequence ATGAGCGCCACGACGACGTCCACCCCCATGTCGGACGTGCTGCGGCTGCAGCGCGCCGCCTTCCACCGCGACGGCCCGCCCGATGCCGCCCTCCGGCGCGACCGGGTGGACCGCTTCACCCACGCGGTCGTGGCGAACACGGACCGGCTCGTGACGGCGATCTCGGATGACTTCGGCCACCGCCCCGAGGTGACCACGCTCGTGACCGACGTGCTCACCCTCGCCGCCGAGACCGAGGTCCTGCGCGCCGGTCTCGGCCGCTGGATGCGGCCCCGCTATTCCGCCGGCGCCGTGACCGGCCGGGTCCTGCGCCTGGCCGGGCTCACGAGCCAGGTCGTGCCCAGCCCCCTCGGGGTCGTCGGCGTCATGGGCATGTGGAACTTCCCGCTCAACCTCACCGCGGTCCCGGCCCTCACCGCCCTGGCCGCCGGCAACCGGGTCATGATCAAGATGAGCGAGAAGCTGCCGCGGACCTCCGAGGTGCTCGCGAACGCCTGGCACGACGTCTTCGACGTCGAGGAGCTCGCCGTGGTCACCGGCGACGTGGCCGTGTCGGCCGAGTTCGCCTCGCTCGACCTCGATCACCTCTTCTTCACCGGCTCCGCCGCGACCGGATCGAAGATCATGGCGGCCGCCGCCACGAATCTCACGCCCGTGACCCTCGAGCTCGGCGGCAAGAACCCCGTGGTGGTCAGCCCGGAGGTGGCCTCCCATCGCGGCCGGCTGCGCCGCTCCGCCGCCCGGGTCGCCGCCTCCCGGCTGCTCAACGCCGGCCAGGTCTGCCTGAGCCCGGACGACGTGTACGTGCCCGCCTCGCAGCTTCGACTGTTCGTGCAGGAGGTCTTCAACGCCTGGAGTGAGACCGTGCCCGACCGGCTCGCGACCGGGGAGGTCACCAGCCTGATCGACGCCCAGGCCTACGACCGGGTCACTGCACTCATCGACGACGCCGCCGCCCAGGGCGCCCAGGTGCTGCGCGCCTTCGGCACCGACGAGGCGGGGGAGGCGGCGCTGCGCGGCCGGCGCATCGTGCCGCCCACGATCGTGCTCGACGTGACCGAGGGCATGCGCCTGAGCCGCGAGGAGGTCTTCGGACCCGTGCTGGCCGTGCACCCCTACGACGACGTCGACGAGGTGGTCGCCCGGCTCGCGGATCGGCCCGCCCCGCTCGTGGCCACCTGGTACGGCAAGGACGACGCGGCGTTCCGCTCGTTCGTCGCGAACACCCGGTCCGGGGGCGTGGCCCGGAACGATTGGGGCCTGACGAACGCGATCCCGATGGCCCCGTTCGGCGGCGTCGGGCAGTCGGGGATGGGCCGCTACCACGGCAGGTTCGGCTTCGAACAGTTCTCGCACCTGCGTGCGGTGGCCGGCTCCGACCTGCCGATCTCGGTGACCGACCTGGCCGCCCCACCCGGGCCCGACGGCTGGACCGAGAAGGTGCGTTCGGCGCTCGGCTCCTACGCCGGCCTGCTCGACCGGCGCCTGCGCCGCTGA
- the nth gene encoding endonuclease III, translating to MKRAEKAERIGRILDDLYPDPPIALDHTDAYTLLVAVALSAQTTDKKVNEVTPALFAEASTPEEMYALGADRILELIRQIGLAPTKARNVWTAAGQILDAGGRVLPDWDFLEHLAGVGHKTASVVMAQAFDIPAFPVDTHIFRLARRWGLSTGTTVEKVETDLKRVFPRDTWNRRHLQIIYFGREFCPAQRHDLAGCPICSFAATKKQTEAEARAQRGRPRTTPGPTDVVPAEAHRT from the coding sequence GTGAAGCGGGCGGAGAAGGCGGAGCGGATCGGGCGGATCCTCGACGACCTGTACCCGGACCCGCCGATCGCCCTCGACCACACCGACGCCTATACGCTGCTCGTGGCCGTGGCGCTGTCCGCACAGACCACCGACAAGAAGGTCAACGAGGTCACCCCGGCGCTGTTCGCCGAGGCGAGCACGCCCGAGGAGATGTACGCGCTCGGCGCGGATCGGATCCTCGAGCTGATCCGCCAGATCGGTCTCGCACCGACGAAGGCGCGGAACGTGTGGACCGCCGCCGGGCAGATCCTCGACGCCGGCGGTCGGGTGCTCCCGGACTGGGACTTCCTCGAACACCTGGCGGGCGTGGGGCACAAGACGGCCAGCGTGGTCATGGCTCAAGCCTTCGACATCCCGGCGTTCCCCGTCGACACGCACATCTTCCGGCTGGCGCGGCGGTGGGGCCTGTCGACCGGCACGACCGTGGAGAAGGTGGAGACGGATCTCAAGCGGGTCTTCCCCCGGGACACCTGGAATCGGCGCCACCTGCAGATCATCTACTTCGGCCGGGAGTTCTGCCCGGCGCAGCGCCACGACCTCGCCGGCTGCCCCATCTGCTCCTTCGCGGCCACGAAGAAGCAGACCGAGGCCGAGGCCCGGGCACAGCGGGGCAGGCCGCGCACCACACCGGGGCCCACGGACGTCGTCCCCGCCGAGGCCCACCGAACGTAG
- a CDS encoding type IV toxin-antitoxin system AbiEi family antitoxin domain-containing protein yields the protein MNAVEALRTLAGITAYQWGMVTAAQAGLHGVSRLDLSRLAQSGHLKRLAHGVYMDGGAPSGRLDDLRAAWLSTNPRLIGEARLSERSKGVVIAASSAARLHGIGDLWTDRHEFVSPARRQSQRSQIRYRLRALDAQDVTLVEGLPVMTLERTIADLVEDVGDLSLVSDALRDASKQRDLDLGRLTVLLGPLAHRHGFAKGDGAALLERLQQAAGIDPDALADQIARDPSLGPRTAARYLSSLNVAEADLLINTARTRRPEILKSDG from the coding sequence ATGAATGCTGTGGAGGCGCTCCGTACGCTTGCCGGCATCACGGCCTACCAGTGGGGCATGGTGACGGCAGCGCAAGCCGGTCTGCATGGAGTCTCTCGTCTCGACCTGTCTCGCCTGGCCCAGTCCGGACACCTGAAGCGCCTCGCGCACGGCGTATACATGGACGGCGGCGCACCCAGCGGCCGGCTCGACGACCTACGCGCGGCCTGGCTGAGCACCAATCCCAGGCTCATCGGCGAAGCGCGGCTCAGCGAACGCTCCAAGGGTGTGGTGATCGCCGCATCCTCGGCCGCCCGGCTCCACGGCATCGGCGACCTCTGGACAGACCGGCACGAGTTCGTCTCCCCCGCCCGACGGCAGAGCCAGCGCTCCCAGATCCGTTACCGCCTGCGCGCCCTAGATGCGCAAGACGTCACCCTGGTCGAGGGCCTACCAGTGATGACGCTCGAACGCACCATCGCTGACCTTGTCGAGGACGTCGGCGACCTCAGCCTGGTCAGCGACGCCCTGCGCGACGCGTCGAAGCAACGCGATCTCGACCTCGGCCGTCTCACAGTGCTGCTGGGGCCACTCGCCCACCGCCACGGGTTCGCCAAGGGCGACGGTGCCGCTCTGCTGGAACGACTCCAACAGGCCGCAGGCATCGACCCAGACGCACTCGCCGACCAGATCGCACGCGACCCGTCGCTCGGACCACGGACCGCTGCACGCTACCTCAGCAGCCTCAACGTCGCAGAGGCCGATCTGCTGATCAACACCGCGCGGACCAGGCGGCCCGAAATCCTGAAATCCGATGGCTGA